The genomic window GTAGCTTGCCATACCTAAATCCGGGGTTACAAACCCGTGAGTATGTAATTCAGCATTTTGTACAAAAACCGCGTTTTTATTTTTATCGATACTGTAATTACGTTGTACCTGGTACCTGCCTTTTTGATCCCATAGTATTTGATCGTTAATCCCTTTCATAAATTTCGGCATTTGATAGTGGTATCCAGTTGCCAGGATTAAGCCTTCTGTCTGGTGCTGATAGGCTTTTTCCTGTTCCTTTTGATAAATGTTTAGGTAAAAAGTATCCAAAACTTTATCGTATTCGGCTTCGGTTATTTCAGAATTGGTGCGTAAGTTGATTTTTACCTGGTTTGATACATTTTTAGTGTACATTAAATCGTAAATGTTGGCAATTAATTCCTGGTTAATACCCTTGTATAGATGTTTTTGATTGTGGATCAGGTCATCTCGTTTTGCTTCCGGTAGGTTATAGAAATAGTCTACGTATTCTGGTGAGGTCATTTCTAAGGTAAGTTTTGAATACTCTAACGGGAAAAATCGGGGCGAACGGGTAATCCAATTTAATTCGTAACCTCTAATATCAATATCCTGTAGCAAGTCATAAAATACTTCAGCAGCGCTTTGTCCGCTACCTACTACGGTAATTCTTTTTTTACTTTGTAATGCTTCTTTTTGGGATAAATACGAAGAAGAATGTACCGCATGCTCATTTAAATTTCGAAACCCAGCTGGGATATAGGGTTGCGTTCCGGTACCCAATATCAATTTTTTAGTTCTATAAGTTTTTTCTTCATAAGATTTGGTATGTCTAACAATGACTTCATAACAATCTTTGGCTTTTAGGTAGCAAGTTTTTACGACTTCGGTTTGAAAATGAATGTTGTTTAATTTTTGAATTGCCCATTGGCAGTACTGATTGTATTCTTCACGTAACAATAGGAAATTTTCACGGATGTAAAACGAATAAATACGTCCTTGTTCTTTGACATAATTTAGAAAGCTGAATTCACTGGTCGGATCGGCTAAAGTCACTAAATCCGCCATAAATGGAATCTGAAGCGTAGTTCCTTCAAGCAACATTCCTGCATGCCAGTTAAAATTTTCTATTTTATCAAAGAATAGCCCGCTTAAGTTTTCAATAGGCTTAGCAAGGCAAGCCATGCCTAAATTCATTGGGCCTACACCAATACCGATATAATCCAATACTTCTTTAGTGTGCATATGCTTTTTCATTTTGAATTTTATATTCGTTAGCGGTTTCTTTAATTAGGTAGATGATTTCCAGAAGATCTTCAATGGTACTTGTAGGGTTCAAAAGTGTAAATTTTAAAAAAATATTCCCATCCAATTTGGTACTTGCAATAGAAGCTTGCCCTGTAGCGAATAATTTATTTTTAATGTGTAAATTAATACGGTCAAGCTTTGAATTGTGTTGATGTTCATAATTTTTATATCGAAAAACCAGGGTACTTAGTTCAGGTTTAAGAACGATTTCAAAACAAGTATCATCTTTAATACTGTGATATAAATCTAATGCCAGGTAGTGTACTTTTTCTAAAAAAGAACCTAATTGCTTTTCCCCGGTCATTTTTAAGGTAAACCAAAGTTTAAGGGCATCAAAACGTCGGGTGGTTTGTATGGATTTTTCAATCAGGTTCGGGCAATCTTCATTTCGGTGTTCTAATGGATTTAAGTAATCCGCATAATGTGAAATATATTTAAAATTTTGAGTATCACCCACTAAAAAAGCACTGGAACAAACCGGTTGAAACATAGTTTTGTGGAAGTCAATGGTAATTGAATCCGCTAAAGCTGTTCCGTCTAATAGATGTTTGTGAGTTTCAGATAAAATATAGCCTCCACCGTAAGCCCCGTCAATGTGATACCAAATATTGTATTCTTTGGCAATTTTAGCAATGGTTTGAAGTGGGTCAAAGCTTCCAAAATCCGTAGTCCCGGCAGTAGCTGCTACCCCAATCGCAATATTACCTAATTGTTTTTCTCTTTCAATGGCTTGCACCAAAGCTTCAGGTTTCATCTTCATTTTTTCATCTGTAGCTACGGTAATAATAGCTTTATACCCCATGCCAAGAAGAGCTGCATTCTTTTTCAGACTAAAATGTGCCTTCTCCGAACAGAAAAACCGGAATTTACTGACCACGTCCGACCAACCGTTTTCTTTTAAATTTAAACCGAAATAGGTAAAGGCATAATGATCACGAGCCAATAGTAGCGCCATAAAATTGGATTGCGTACCCCCGCTGGTAAAGACACCATCTGCTGATTTTGGTAAGTTCATTTTATCACAAATCCAACGAATTACTTCTTGCTCAATTAAAGTAGCCGAAGTGCTCTGATCCCAGGTTTCTACCGCCGTATTAACTGATGAAGCAATCAAATCACCTACTAAAGCGGGTAAAACTACCGGACAATTTAAGTGTGCTACATATCGTGGGTGTTGAAACGAAATAGCATGATCCAAATACAAGTCTTTGATTTGTTCTAAAGCATCTTCAATAGAACAAGTTTCATCATTTGAAAAGGATAAAGATTTCTTTTTACTATTTAATTGAGAAGCAGAAGCACCACTATAAAAAGAAGAATTATCCAGGAAACCGGACAAATACTGCATTGTTTTTTCTATGTAGTAATCGTATTTAAACTTTGTTTTTTGATTAA from Aquimarina sp. ERC-38 includes these protein-coding regions:
- a CDS encoding pyridoxal phosphate-dependent decarboxylase family protein — translated: MQVSTQSHFIQDQKLDHFFNQKTKFKYDYYIEKTMQYLSGFLDNSSFYSGASASQLNSKKKSLSFSNDETCSIEDALEQIKDLYLDHAISFQHPRYVAHLNCPVVLPALVGDLIASSVNTAVETWDQSTSATLIEQEVIRWICDKMNLPKSADGVFTSGGTQSNFMALLLARDHYAFTYFGLNLKENGWSDVVSKFRFFCSEKAHFSLKKNAALLGMGYKAIITVATDEKMKMKPEALVQAIEREKQLGNIAIGVAATAGTTDFGSFDPLQTIAKIAKEYNIWYHIDGAYGGGYILSETHKHLLDGTALADSITIDFHKTMFQPVCSSAFLVGDTQNFKYISHYADYLNPLEHRNEDCPNLIEKSIQTTRRFDALKLWFTLKMTGEKQLGSFLEKVHYLALDLYHSIKDDTCFEIVLKPELSTLVFRYKNYEHQHNSKLDRINLHIKNKLFATGQASIASTKLDGNIFLKFTLLNPTSTIEDLLEIIYLIKETANEYKIQNEKAYAH
- a CDS encoding lysine N(6)-hydroxylase/L-ornithine N(5)-oxygenase family protein; translated protein: MHTKEVLDYIGIGVGPMNLGMACLAKPIENLSGLFFDKIENFNWHAGMLLEGTTLQIPFMADLVTLADPTSEFSFLNYVKEQGRIYSFYIRENFLLLREEYNQYCQWAIQKLNNIHFQTEVVKTCYLKAKDCYEVIVRHTKSYEEKTYRTKKLILGTGTQPYIPAGFRNLNEHAVHSSSYLSQKEALQSKKRITVVGSGQSAAEVFYDLLQDIDIRGYELNWITRSPRFFPLEYSKLTLEMTSPEYVDYFYNLPEAKRDDLIHNQKHLYKGINQELIANIYDLMYTKNVSNQVKINLRTNSEITEAEYDKVLDTFYLNIYQKEQEKAYQHQTEGLILATGYHYQMPKFMKGINDQILWDQKGRYQVQRNYSIDKNKNAVFVQNAELHTHGFVTPDLGMASYRNSYILREITGKDHYKIEKQIAFQQFGVGKEEKIAISQAHT